Proteins from one Ranitomeya variabilis isolate aRanVar5 chromosome 1, aRanVar5.hap1, whole genome shotgun sequence genomic window:
- the NPY5R gene encoding neuropeptide Y receptor type 5, which yields MDVDIKDVNNWTVMKEDNSTFETSATNFPSWEDYNSSVDDIRYFLIGLYTFVSLLGFMGNLLILLAIFRKRKQKTIINYLIGNLAFSDILVVLFCSPFTLTCVLLDQWIFGEVMCHVVPFLQCVSVLISTLMLMSIALVRYHMIKHPLSTNLTANHGYFLIATVWTLGFTICSPLPVFHKIINLREAFNLEPLMNSYLCIESWPSDSYRIAFTISLLLVQYILPLSCLTISHTSVCRSISSRLPNKDVKVEENEMINLTLQQPKAKQSEVEICSSRKWSYSFVRKHRKRYSKKTASVVPAILRRHQESNTGDIPETSTTERSHTLPTSVHTSVHTLPSSVYLPGVPICFEMKAEENSELHNINSVSKSLTRIKKRSRRVFCRLTVLILAFAVSWMPLHLFHLVTDFNANLISNRHFKLVYCICHLLGMVSCCLNPILYGFLNDGIKADLMSIIQCFQIS from the coding sequence ATGGATGTGGACATAAAAGACGTTAATAACTGGACTGTTATGAAAGAAGACAACAGCACCTTTGAAACATCAGCTACTAATTTTCCATCCTGGGAGGATTACAACAGCAGTGTAGATGACATACGATACTTTTTAATTGGGCTATATACATTTGTAAGCTTGCTCGGATTCATGGGAAATCTCTTAATTCTCCTGGCTATTTTCAGAAAACGCAAGCAGAAGACTATAATTAACTATCTTATTGGAAACTTGGCTTTTTCAGATATTTTAGTTGTATTATTCTGCTCACCATTTACTCTGACATGTGTTTTACTTGATCAGTGGATCTTTGGTGAAGTCATGTGTCATGTAGTGCCTTTCCTTCAGTGTGTCTCAGTCTTAATCTCAACTTTGATGCTCATGTCCATTGCCTTGGTGAGGTACCACATGATAAAACATCCTCTTTCAACCAATCTAACTGCCAACCATGGATATTTTCTGATTGCAACTGTATGGACTCTTGGTTTCACCATATGCTCTCCTTTACCTGTTTTTCATAAAATTATTAATCTGAGAGAAGCCTTTAATTTAGAACCTTTAATGAATAGTTATCTGTGCATCGAATCCTGGCCATCTGATTCTTACAGAATTGCATTCACCATTTCTTTACTGTTAGTGCAGTATATATTGCCTTTGTCTTGCCTAACCATAAGTCATACAAGTGTTTGCCGAAGTATAAGTTCCAGATTACCGAACAAAGATGTAAAAGTCGAAGAAAATGAGATGATTAATTTGACCCTTCAACAACCAAAAGCAAAACAATCGGAGGTAGAAATCTGTAGCAGTCGAAAGTGGAGTTATTCTTTTGTACGGAAACATAGAAAGCGTTACAGCAAAAAAACAGCAAGTGTTGTCCCAGCGATACTAAGACGACACCAAGAGAGTAATACTGGAGACATTCCAGAAACGTCTACCACAGAGAGGAGCCACACTTTACCCACCAGTGTCCACACCAGTGTCCACACTTTACCTTCGAGTGTCTATTTACCAGGAGTTCCCATATGCTTTGAAATGAAGGCAGAGGagaattctgaactacataatattAACTCTGTATCTAAATCTCTAACTCGGATAAAGAAGAGGTCTAGGCGTGTTTTCTGTAGACTAACCGTATTGATCTTGGCTTTTGCTGTCAGTTGGATGCCGCTTCACCTCTTTCACCTTGTAACTGACTTTAATGCCAATCTAATTTCCAATCGACATTTCAAATTAGTTTATTGCATCTGTCACTTGCTTGGCATGGTCTCCTGTTGTCTAAATCCTATACTCTATGGATTTTTAAATGATGGTATAAAGGCAGATTTGATGTCAATCATCCAGTGTTTCCAGATATCGTAG